A DNA window from Zingiber officinale cultivar Zhangliang chromosome 3A, Zo_v1.1, whole genome shotgun sequence contains the following coding sequences:
- the LOC122052667 gene encoding 60S ribosomal protein L7-4-like, producing the protein MSTEEAKKVIPESVLKKRKREEQWALAKKQELVAKKKKSRENRKLISARAQQYSKEYETQEKDLIRLKREARLKGGFYVSPEPKLLFIIRIRGINAMHPKTRKILQLLRLRQIFNGVFLKVNKATINMLRRVEPYVTYGYPNLKSVRELIYKRGFGKLNKQRIPFTDNSVIEQGLGKCNILCIEDLVHEIMTVGPHFRQANNFLWPFKLKAPLGGLKKKRNHYVEGGDAGNREDYINELIRRMN; encoded by the exons ATGTCGACGGAGGAGGCGAAAAAGGTGATCCCGGAGTCGGTTTTGAAGAAAAGAAAGAGGGAGGAGCAGTGGGCGCTCGCCAAGAAGCAGGAGCTtgtcgcgaagaagaagaagtctcggGAGAATCGGAAGTTGATCTCTGCTAGAGCTCAGCAGTACTCCAAGGAATATGAAACCCAG GAGAAGGACCTGATCCGCTTGAAGAGAGAAGCCAGGTTGAAGGGAGGGTTTTACGTCAGCCCTGAGCCGAAGCTTCTGTTCATCATTCGCATTCGAGG TATAAATGCAATGCACCCGAAGACCCGAAAGATCTTGCAGCTTCTTCGTCTGAGACAG ATATTCAATGGTGTGTTTTTGAAAGTCAACAAGGCTACAATCAACATGTTGCGAAGAGTTGAGCCTTATGTGACCTATGG GTATCCCAATTTGAAGAGTGTGAGGGAGTTGATCTACAAGAGAGGGTTTGGGAAGCTGAACAAGCAGAGAATTCCTTTTACAGACAATTCAGTGATTGAGCAG GGCTTGGGAAAATGTAACATCTTATGCATTGAAGATCTTGTCCACGAGATCATGACTGTCGGACCGCACTTCAGGCAGGCCAACAACTTTCTGTGGCCTTTCAAGTTGAAGGCACCCTTGGGCGgcctgaagaagaagaggaaccaCTATGTTGAAGGAGGCGATGCAGGAAACCGTGAAGATTACATCAATGAACTCATCAGAAGGATGAACTAA
- the LOC122052670 gene encoding glutaredoxin-C8-like — translation MAVVAGVYCLWRPRLLCSRWLPPRASSYYSASDLVKQTVSSHDIVIFSKTYCPYCGTAKDVFKELKQEPHVLELDDRDDGPDIQDALSQLVGRNTVPQVFIHGEHLGGCDDTIEAYENGRLLTLLGINSKGVP, via the exons ATGGCGGTGGTGGCTGGAGTCTACTGTCTGTGGCGGCCGCGGCTGTTGTGCTCGAGGTGGTTACCTCCCCGCGCCTCCTCCTACTACTCCGCCTCCGATTTGGTGAAGCAAACCGTTTCCTCCCACGACATCGTCATCTTTTCCAAGACCTATTGCCC ATATTGTGGGACTGCAAAAGATGTTTTTAAAGAACTGAAACAAGAACCGCATGTTTTGGAGCTGGATGATAGAG ATGACGGACCAGACATTCAAGATGCATTGTCTCAGCTAGTAGGGAGGAATACAGTCCCTCAAGTGTTTATTCATGGAGAACATTTGGGTGGATGTGATG ATACCATAGAAGCATATGAAAACGGGAGGCTTCTAACTCTTCTTGGTATCAACTCAAAAGGTGTTCCTTGA